A genomic region of Saccopteryx bilineata isolate mSacBil1 chromosome 1, mSacBil1_pri_phased_curated, whole genome shotgun sequence contains the following coding sequences:
- the MCHR1 gene encoding melanin-concentrating hormone receptor 1 — MDLDALQLPTGPNASNTSDGPDNLTSAGPPPRSGSVSYINIIMPSVFGTICLLGIVGNSTVIFAVVKKSKLHWCSNVPDIFIINLSVVDLLFLLGMPFMIHQLMGNGVWHFGETMCTLITAMDANSQFTSTYILTAMAIDRYLATVHPISSTKFRKPSVATLVICLLWALSFISITPVWLYARLIPFQGGTVGCGIRLPNPDTDLYWFTLYQFFLAFALPFVVITAAYVRILQRMTSSVAPASQRSIRLRTKRVTRTAIAICLVFFVCWAPYYVLQLTQLSISRPTLTFVYLYNAAISLGYANSCLNPFVYIVLCETFRKRLVLSVKPAAQGQLRAVSNDEERTESKGT; from the coding sequence GGCCGCCTCCTCGCTCAGGGAGTGTCTCCTACATCAACATCATCATGCCTTCAGTGTTTGGCACCATCTGCCTCTTGGGTATCGTGGGGAACTCCACAGTCATCTTCGCAGTGGTAAAGAAGTCCAAGCTGCACTGGTGCAGCAACGTCCCAGACATCTTCATCATCAACCTCTCAGTAGTGGacctcctcttccttctgggCATGCCCTTCATGATCCACCAGCTCATGGGCAATGGTGTCTGGCACTTTGGAGAGACCATGTGCACCCTCATCACAGCCATGGACGCCAACAGTCAGTTCACCAGCACCTACATTCTGACTGCCATGGCTATAGACCGCTACCTGGCCACTGTCCACCCCATCTCCTCCACCAAGTTCCGGAAGCCTTCTGTGGCCACCTTGGTGATCTGCCTCCTGTGGGCCCTCTCCTTTATCAGCATCACCCCCGTGTGGCTCTACGCCAGGCTCATCCCCTTCCAGGGGGGCACCGTGGGCTGTGGCATCCGCCTGCCCAACCCGGACACTGACCTCTACTGGTTCACCTTGTATCAGTTTTTCCTGGCCTTTGCCTTGCCCTTTGTGGTCATCACAGCCGCATATGTGAGGATCCTGCAGCGCATGACGTCCTCCGTGGCTCCTGCCTCTCAACGCAGCATCCGGCTGCGGACAAAGAGGGTGACCCGCACGGCCATTGCCATCTGTCTCGTCTTCTTTGTGTGCTGGGCACCCTACTACGTGCTACAGCTGACCCAGCTGTCCATCAGTCGCCCGACGCTCACCTTTGTCTACCTTTACAATGCGGCCATCAGCTTGGGCTATGCCAACAGCTGCCTCAACCCCTTTGTGTACATCGTGCTCTGCGAGACTTTCCGCAAACGCTTAGTCCTGTCGGTGAAGCCTGCAGCCCAGGGACAGCTTCGGGCTGTTAGCAACGATGAGGAGAGGACAGAAAGCAAGGGCACCTGA